In the Vitis vinifera cultivar Pinot Noir 40024 chromosome 2, ASM3070453v1 genome, one interval contains:
- the LOC100263274 gene encoding MADS-box transcription factor 31, translated as MGRGKITIKKIEDKTVRQITFSKRRAGLLKKTHELSVLCDAQIGLIIFSNTGKMFEYCSNSSRMEQIVERYQKAKGTFKHDNKLKIHHIDELKRIRDETHHLQLTLQHHSTTHDLSSIRYEDLEELEQQLEHSMNKVRVLKEQMVEENSTTHMCHWAQEGQTALVHQATTTKSNQVEHQQQHQVVLDQYLPLFREQPSNAVLQLVPIPPQFHPYHYLPGSY; from the exons ATGGGGCGCGGGAAGATAACGATCAAGAAGATTGAGGACAAAACTGTGAGGCAAATCACCTTCTCAAAGCGAAGAGCAGGGCTGCTGAAGAAGACCCATGAACTTTCTGTGCTCTGCGATGCTCAGATTGGGCTCATCATCTTCTCAAACACAGGGAAGATGTTCGAGTACTGCAGCAACTCATCAAG AATGGAGCAAATAGTAGAAAGATATCAGAAAGCTAAGGGGACATTTAAACATGATAACAAG CTGAAAATACACCATATTGATGAGCTGAAAAGGATAAGAGATGAAACTCATCATCTTCAATTGACCTTACAACACCACTCCACCACTCATGACTTGAGCTCCATAAGATATGAGGATTTGGAGGAGCTTGAACAACAGCTAGAGCACTCAATGAACAAGGTCCGCGTCCTCAAG GAACAAATGGTGGAGGAAAACAGTACTACTCATATGTGTCACTGG GCTCAAGAGGGACAAACTGCATTAGTCCATCAGGCAACCACAACCAAATCAAACCAGGTGGAACACCAACAACAACATCAAGTAGTGCTGGATCAGTATCTGCCATTGTTTAGAGAGCAACCCAGCAATGCCGTCCTTCAGCTTGTGCCCATCCCTCCTCAGTTTCACCCATATCATTATCTCCCAGGAAGCTattga
- the LOC100246117 gene encoding probable serine/threonine-protein kinase WNK10 isoform X1 has protein sequence MNSDKFETDDSDFEEKDPTGRYVRYNEFLGKGAFKTVYKAFDEVDGIEVAWGQVEIEDLLQSPQQLERLYSEVHLLKSLKHDNIIKFYNSWVDDTNKTINLITELFTSGSLRQYRKKHKNVDLKAIKNWAKQILRGLHYLHSHNPPIIHRDLKCDNIFVNGNNGEVKIGDLGLAIVMQQPTARSVIGTPEFMAPELYEEEYNELVDIYSFGMCILELVTCEYPYNECKNPAQIYKKVSSGIKPASLGKVSDPQVKQFIEKCLVPASLRLSAQELLKDAFFATENSKEPVYNHMQLFNSAHNSFNLPESQSHGMDLDPKADKLSVSTHKSSVDDSLQSSNFMPNLMNLPKPELQPMDMDPNYKKLSVSTHMKSISGTPHFRALQFERFNKNNLFKLRGEKIDDNSISMTLHIADPCGRAKNIHFAFYLDSDTALSIAGEMVEQLDLYNEDVAVIAELIDVMISELVPTWKPAFESMLCGANSSCEDSLVLHNGGTSLRHPSDSGSAKGTSDAVTEHLISLSANGEEQSTVESALSGMSTKDDATVASDANDIKSLECPDDECYEASDRCCFNGDRQVLDHERHKEGRYNGNIGEPVAMNGFTKDWEISCIESCSGMSNSLSLSSICSLSLADKDPSDELKLEVDTIDTQYHQCFQELLRMREEAIEKAKNRWITKSRYQPLL, from the exons ATGAATTCGGACAAGTTCGAGACTGATGATAGTGATTTTGAGGAGAAAGATCCCACAGGTCGATACGTTAGG TATAATGAATTCTTGGGGAAAGGAGCATTCAAGACTGT ATACAAGGCATTTGATGAAGTAGATGGAATAGAAGTCGCATGGGGTCAAGTGGAAATTGAGGATTTGTTACAGTCCCCTCAACAGCTGGAAAGATTATATTCAGAGGTTCATCTGCTGAAGTCATTGAAACACGATAACATCATCAAGTTCTATAACTCTTGGGTTGATGATACGAACAAGACTATTAACTTGATTACAGAGTTATTCACTTCTGGGAGTTTGAGACA ATATCGGAAGAAGCATAAGAATGTTGACCTCAAGGCCATCAAGAACTGGGCGAAGCAGATCCTTCGAGGTTTACACTATCTCCACAGTCACAATCCGCCCATTATTCATAGGGATTTAAAATGTGATAACATTTTTGTTAATGGTAATAATGGAGAAGTTAAAATTGGAGATCTGGGTTTGGCAATTGTCATGCAGCAACCTACTGCACGAAGTGTTATTG GTACTCCAGAGTTCATGGCACCAGAGCTTTATGAAGAGGAATATAATGAACTCGTTGACATATATTCTTTTGGCATGTGCATATTAGAGTTGGTTACATGTGAATACCCATATAATGAATGCAAAAATCCTGCACAAATATATAAGAAGGTTTCTTCG GGTATAAAGCCTGCTTCCCTTGGTAAAGTGAGTGACCCCCAAGTCAAGCAGTTCATAGAGAAGTGTTTGGTTCCAGCATCCTTGAGATTGTCTGCACAAGAGCTCTTAAAGGACGCATTCTTCGCCACAGAAAATTCAAAGGAGCCTGTTTACAATCACATGCAGTTATTCAATTCTGCGCACAACTCATTTAACTTGCCAGAGTCTCAATCCCATGGCATGGACCTAGACCCTAAGGCTGATAAGCTTTCAGTGAGCACTCATAAGAGTAGTGTGGATGATTCTCTGCAGTCATCCAATTTTATGCCCAATCTGATGAACTTGCCTAAGCCTGAATTGCAGCCCATGGACATGGATCCTAACTACAAGAAGCTTTCAGTGAGCACTCACATGAAAAGCATCAGTGGAACTCCTCATTTTCGTGCTCTACAATTTGAGAGGTTCAACAAAAATAATCTCTTCAAGTTAAGAGGGGAGAAAATTGATGATAATTCAATCTCAATGACCTTGCACATAGCTGATCCATGTG GTCGAGCAAAGAATATCCATTTTGCATTTTATCTTGATTCTGATACTGCACTTTCAATAGCTGGTGAGATGGTTGAACAACTGGATTTGTATAATGAAGATGTGGCAGTCATAGCTGAGTTAATTGATGTTATGATATCCGAGCTTGTACCCACATGGAAACCTGCATTTGAGAGCATGTTATGTGGAGCAAATAGTTCATGTGAGGATTCTCTTGTACTTCACAATGGTGGAACCTCATTGAGGCATCCTAGTGATTCAGGTTCAGCTAAGGGTACATCAGATGCAGTTACTGAACATCTTATCTCACTGTCGGCCAATGGGGAAGAACAGAGCACTGTGGAGTCTGCTCTTTCAGGAATGTCAACTAAAGATGATGCCACAGTTGCTTCGGATGCAAATGACATCAAATCTTTGGAATGCCCTGATGATGAATGCTATGAAGCTTCGGACAGATGTTGTTTCAATGGAGATCGTCAGGTACTTGATCATGAAAGGCATAAAGAAGGAAGATACAACGGTAATATTGGTGAACCTGTTGCTATGAATGGATTCACTAAGGACTGGGAGATATCCTGCATTGAATCATGCTCTGGGATGTCTAACAGTTTGAGCCTGTCAAGCATCTGTTCTCTATCCCTAGCAGACAAAGATCCAAGTGATGAACTAAAGCTGGAGGTTGACACAATCGATACACAGTATCACCAGTGCTTTCAGGAACTCTTGAGGATGAGGGAGGAAGCAATAGAGAAAGCCAAGAATAGGTGGATCACAAAAAGTAGATACCAACCTCTTCTTTGA
- the LOC100246117 gene encoding probable serine/threonine-protein kinase WNK10 isoform X2 has product MIVILRRKIPQVDTLGYKAFDEVDGIEVAWGQVEIEDLLQSPQQLERLYSEVHLLKSLKHDNIIKFYNSWVDDTNKTINLITELFTSGSLRQYRKKHKNVDLKAIKNWAKQILRGLHYLHSHNPPIIHRDLKCDNIFVNGNNGEVKIGDLGLAIVMQQPTARSVIGTPEFMAPELYEEEYNELVDIYSFGMCILELVTCEYPYNECKNPAQIYKKVSSGIKPASLGKVSDPQVKQFIEKCLVPASLRLSAQELLKDAFFATENSKEPVYNHMQLFNSAHNSFNLPESQSHGMDLDPKADKLSVSTHKSSVDDSLQSSNFMPNLMNLPKPELQPMDMDPNYKKLSVSTHMKSISGTPHFRALQFERFNKNNLFKLRGEKIDDNSISMTLHIADPCGRAKNIHFAFYLDSDTALSIAGEMVEQLDLYNEDVAVIAELIDVMISELVPTWKPAFESMLCGANSSCEDSLVLHNGGTSLRHPSDSGSAKGTSDAVTEHLISLSANGEEQSTVESALSGMSTKDDATVASDANDIKSLECPDDECYEASDRCCFNGDRQVLDHERHKEGRYNGNIGEPVAMNGFTKDWEISCIESCSGMSNSLSLSSICSLSLADKDPSDELKLEVDTIDTQYHQCFQELLRMREEAIEKAKNRWITKSRYQPLL; this is encoded by the exons ATGATAGTGATTTTGAGGAGAAAGATCCCACAGGTCGATACGTTAGG ATACAAGGCATTTGATGAAGTAGATGGAATAGAAGTCGCATGGGGTCAAGTGGAAATTGAGGATTTGTTACAGTCCCCTCAACAGCTGGAAAGATTATATTCAGAGGTTCATCTGCTGAAGTCATTGAAACACGATAACATCATCAAGTTCTATAACTCTTGGGTTGATGATACGAACAAGACTATTAACTTGATTACAGAGTTATTCACTTCTGGGAGTTTGAGACA ATATCGGAAGAAGCATAAGAATGTTGACCTCAAGGCCATCAAGAACTGGGCGAAGCAGATCCTTCGAGGTTTACACTATCTCCACAGTCACAATCCGCCCATTATTCATAGGGATTTAAAATGTGATAACATTTTTGTTAATGGTAATAATGGAGAAGTTAAAATTGGAGATCTGGGTTTGGCAATTGTCATGCAGCAACCTACTGCACGAAGTGTTATTG GTACTCCAGAGTTCATGGCACCAGAGCTTTATGAAGAGGAATATAATGAACTCGTTGACATATATTCTTTTGGCATGTGCATATTAGAGTTGGTTACATGTGAATACCCATATAATGAATGCAAAAATCCTGCACAAATATATAAGAAGGTTTCTTCG GGTATAAAGCCTGCTTCCCTTGGTAAAGTGAGTGACCCCCAAGTCAAGCAGTTCATAGAGAAGTGTTTGGTTCCAGCATCCTTGAGATTGTCTGCACAAGAGCTCTTAAAGGACGCATTCTTCGCCACAGAAAATTCAAAGGAGCCTGTTTACAATCACATGCAGTTATTCAATTCTGCGCACAACTCATTTAACTTGCCAGAGTCTCAATCCCATGGCATGGACCTAGACCCTAAGGCTGATAAGCTTTCAGTGAGCACTCATAAGAGTAGTGTGGATGATTCTCTGCAGTCATCCAATTTTATGCCCAATCTGATGAACTTGCCTAAGCCTGAATTGCAGCCCATGGACATGGATCCTAACTACAAGAAGCTTTCAGTGAGCACTCACATGAAAAGCATCAGTGGAACTCCTCATTTTCGTGCTCTACAATTTGAGAGGTTCAACAAAAATAATCTCTTCAAGTTAAGAGGGGAGAAAATTGATGATAATTCAATCTCAATGACCTTGCACATAGCTGATCCATGTG GTCGAGCAAAGAATATCCATTTTGCATTTTATCTTGATTCTGATACTGCACTTTCAATAGCTGGTGAGATGGTTGAACAACTGGATTTGTATAATGAAGATGTGGCAGTCATAGCTGAGTTAATTGATGTTATGATATCCGAGCTTGTACCCACATGGAAACCTGCATTTGAGAGCATGTTATGTGGAGCAAATAGTTCATGTGAGGATTCTCTTGTACTTCACAATGGTGGAACCTCATTGAGGCATCCTAGTGATTCAGGTTCAGCTAAGGGTACATCAGATGCAGTTACTGAACATCTTATCTCACTGTCGGCCAATGGGGAAGAACAGAGCACTGTGGAGTCTGCTCTTTCAGGAATGTCAACTAAAGATGATGCCACAGTTGCTTCGGATGCAAATGACATCAAATCTTTGGAATGCCCTGATGATGAATGCTATGAAGCTTCGGACAGATGTTGTTTCAATGGAGATCGTCAGGTACTTGATCATGAAAGGCATAAAGAAGGAAGATACAACGGTAATATTGGTGAACCTGTTGCTATGAATGGATTCACTAAGGACTGGGAGATATCCTGCATTGAATCATGCTCTGGGATGTCTAACAGTTTGAGCCTGTCAAGCATCTGTTCTCTATCCCTAGCAGACAAAGATCCAAGTGATGAACTAAAGCTGGAGGTTGACACAATCGATACACAGTATCACCAGTGCTTTCAGGAACTCTTGAGGATGAGGGAGGAAGCAATAGAGAAAGCCAAGAATAGGTGGATCACAAAAAGTAGATACCAACCTCTTCTTTGA
- the LOC100241103 gene encoding protein yippee-like At4g27745, whose protein sequence is MGEVVGPRLYSCCNCRNHVALHDDVISKAFQGRHGRAFLFSHAMNVNVGPKEDRHLMTGLHTVADVFCCDCCQVLGWKYERAYEESQKYKEGKFILEKSKIVKENW, encoded by the exons ATGGGGGAGGTTGTTGGGCCAAGATTGTATAGTTGCTGTAATTGCCGAAACCATGTTGCTCTTCATGATGATGTTATTTCTAAAGCATTTCAG GGAAGACATGGCCGGGCCTTCCTGTTCTCTCATGCGATGAATGTTAATGTTGGGCCCAAAGAGGACAGGCACCTCATGACTGGTCTCCACACTGTTGCGGATGTTTTCTGTTGTGACTGCTGTCAGGTGCTGGGTTGGAAGTATGAACGTGCTTATGAAGAATCACAGAAATACAAGGAAGGGAAGTTCATACTTGAGAAGTCCAAAATTGTCAAGGAAAACTGGTAA
- the LOC100251260 gene encoding oligopeptide transporter 7: MEESSHEITSPLISKGGDSSLEPSSSSLKPDPDEENSPIKQVALTVPTTDDPSLPVLTFRMWVLGTVSCVLLSFLNQFFWYRTEPLTITAISAQIAVVPLGRLMAAKITDRVFFKGTPWEFTLNPGPFNVKEHVLITIFANSGAGTVYAIHVVTVVKVFYKKHISFFVSLIVVITTQVLGFGWAGIFRRYLVEPAAMWWPANLVQVSLFRALHEKEERPKGGVTRTQFFLIAFICSFAYYVFPGYMFEMLTSLSWICWIFPTSVLAQQLGSGLYGLGIAAVGLDWSTISAYLGSPLASPWFATANVAVGFVFVMYVLTPICYWLNVYKAKTFPIFSDDLFTSTGQEYNISSIITSNFHLNITAYEEEGPLYLSTFFAMTYGVGFAALSATAVHVLLFHGREIWEQSKSSFKDKGMDIHTRLMTRYKQVPEWWFWSILIANIAFTIFACQYYNDQLQLPWWGVLLACAIAIVFTLPIGIITAITNQTPGLNIITEYIIGYIYPGYPVANMCFKVYGYISMTQAVTFLQDFKLGHYMKIPPRTMFMAQVVGTLIAGFVYLGTAWWMMETIPDICETTASSSPWTCPSDRVFYDASVIWGLIGPRRIFGDEGVYEAVNWFFLAGAVAPVLVWLAHKAFPKQEWIGLINMPVLISSTGMMPPATAVNYTTWVIAGFLSGFVVYRYRPDWWQRHNYVLSGALDAGLAFMGVLLYLCLGLEDISVDWWGNDLDGCPYATCPTAKGVFVEGCPVFD, translated from the exons ATGGAGGAATCCTCCCACGAAATCACCTCCCCTCTTA TATCGAAGGGCGGTGATTCGAGCTTGGAGCCATCGTCTTCTTCACTGAAACCTGACCCAGATGAAGAGAACTCACCGATCAAACAGGTGGCTCTGACCGTGCCCACCACAGACGACCCTTCTCTGCCGGTGCTCACCTTCCGAATGTGGGTTCTCGGGACGGTCTCGTGCGTGCTCCTCTCGTTTCTGAACCAGTTCTTCTGGTACAGAACAGAGCCGCTCACCATCACTGCAATCTCAGCTCAGATCGCCGTGGTGCCTCTCGGCCGACTCATGGCTGCCAAAATCACCGACCGGGTCTTCTTCAAGGGAACCCCCTGGGAATTCACCCTAAATCCCGGGCCTTTCAACGTCAAAGAGCACGTTCTCATCACCATCTTCGCCAACTCCGGCGCCGGAACTGTCTACGCCATTCATGTGGTCACAGTAGTTAAGGTCTTCTATAAAAAGCACATCAGCTTCTTCGTTTCGTTGATCGTTGTTATAACAACCCAG GTTCTGGGGTTCGGATGGGCGGGGATATTCCGGCGGTACCTGGTAGAACCGGCAGCCATGTGGTGGCCGGCGAATCTTGTCCAAGTTTCCTTATTCAG GGCTCTGCATGAGAAAGAAGAAAGGCCAAAGGGTGGTGTGACTCGAACTCAGTTTTTCCTAATCGCCTTCATCTGCAGCTTTGCCTATTATGTTTTCCCTGGCTACATGTTTGAAATGCTAACTTCACTCTCATGGATATGCTGGATTTTCCCCACTTCAGTTCTTGCCCAACAGCTTGGCTCAGGCCTTTACGGGCTTGGAATTGCTGCAGTGGGGCTTGACTGGTCCACCATTTCCGCCTACCTTGGAAGCCCCCTTGCAAGCCCTTGGTTCGCCACAGCCAATGTGGCTGTTGGCTTCGTCTTTGTCATGTATGTTCTGACTCCCATCTGCTATTGGCTCAATGTCTACAAAGCCAAAACCTTCCCCATCTTCTCCGATGATCTCTTCACATCCACAGGCCAAGAGTACAATATCTCCTCCATAATCACCAGCAACTTTCACCTTAATATCACAGCTTATGAGGAAGAGGGGCCTCTTTACCTCAGCACATTTTTCGCTATGACATATGGTGTAGGCTTTGCTGCACTTTCTGCCACTGCTGTCCATGTGCTGCTTTTCCATGGAAG AGAAATATGGGAGCAAAGCAAATCGAGTTTTAAGGACAAGGGAATGGACATACACACGAGGCTCATGACCAGGTATAAACAAGTCCCGGAGTGGTGGTTTTGGAGCATCCTCATTGCAAACATTGCGTTCACCATCTTTGCCTGCCAGTATTACAATGACCAGCTTCAATTGCCATGGTGGGGTGTCTTACTAGCTTGTGCCATAGCCATTGTATTCACTCTTCCCATTGGAATCATTACCGCTATCACAAATCAG ACTCCAGGCTTGAACATCATCACTGAGTATATAATTGGGTATATCTACCCAGGATATCCTGTTGCCAACATGTGCTTCAAAGTGTACGGATACATTAGTATGACACAGGCAGTCACCTTCCTGCAAGACTTCAAGCTTGGCCACTACATGAAGATTCCTCCAAGAACAATGTTCATGGCACAG GTGGTGGGAACCCTCATAGCTGGTTTTGTGTACTTAGGCACCGCCTGGTGGATGATGGAGACCATCCCTGACATCTGTGAGACGACAGCCTCCAGCAGCCCCTGGACTTGCCCAAGCGATCGGGTATTCTACGATGCTTCTGTCATCTGGGGTCTGATCGGCCCTCGCAGAATTTTTGGAGACGAGGGTGTTTATGAGGCGGTCAACTGGTTCTTCCTAGCTGGAGCTGTCGCCCCTGTCCTTGTCTGGTTAGCCCATAAGGCCTTCCCCAAACAAGAATGGATTGGACTCATCAATATGCCGGTCCTGATAAGCTCCACAGGAATGATGCCACCAGCTACTGCAGTTAACTACACTACTTGGGTCATTGCAGGCTTCCTCTCCGGCTTTGTTGTGTATAGGTACCGCCCAGACTGGTGGCAGCGCCACAACTATGTCCTCTCTGGGGCGCTTGATGCTGGCCTCGCCTTCATGGGGGTGCTTCTGTATCTGTGCTTGGGCTTGGAAGACATCAGCGTTGACTGGTGGGGAAATGACCTTGATGGATGTCCCTATGCTACCTGCCCAACAGCCAAAGGAGTTTTCGTCGAAGGCTGCCCAGTTTTTGACTAA